The Hordeum vulgare subsp. vulgare chromosome 4H, MorexV3_pseudomolecules_assembly, whole genome shotgun sequence genomic interval ctaagtaatctttgcaaatttatgttgtagatcaatggctcgcgcagtagcacccttgaattttaatgcgttcctagagaaagctaagctgaaagatgatggaagcaacttttttGAATGGGCCCGTAATCTTAGGCTTATCCTTACGGTTCCCCAAAAGCAATATCTCCTTGAAGCGCTGTTAGGTCAAGCACGACCCCGACCGGCGACCCAAGATGTTATGAACACTTGGGAGTCGCGTCAGggtgactactcagtagttcaatgtgcagttttctatggcttagaaccgggacttcaaagacgttttgaacgtcatggagcatatgagatgtccaggagtttaagtttatctttgagaagaatgcccagatcgagaggtatgaaaccttcgATAAGTTATATTCTTGCAAACTGGAGGAGAAcgtgtctgtcagtgaacatgtgctcagaatgtctgtgtACTCTAACTGTCTAGCTAAATTGGGAATTGCTCTCCCTCTAGAagcaatcactgacagagttcttcaatcactgccaccaagctataaaagctttgtgttgcactacaacattcaagggatgaataaatcactcgttgagctatttgcgatgcttaAAGTCGCTGAgtgagaaatcaagaaagaacatcaagtgttgatggtcaataagaccaccagtttcaagaaaaatggcaagggcaagaagggtaacttcaagaagagtggcaaagcagttgcccctcCCACGAAGAAACCTAAGGttggacccaagccggaaactgagtgttatcattgcaaggggactggtcactagaagcggaccccccctaagtatttggctgataagaaggcggccaacaccaaataaggtatatttgatatatatactccctccgtcccaaaataactgtcttaagcttagtacaactttatactagagctagtataaagctgagacagttattttgggacggagggagtacatgttattgatgtgtaccacaccaactctcgtagtagtgcctgggtaattgatgtcggttcggttgctcacatttgcaactcaaagcagaaactatggaatagacgaaggttggtgaaggaggaagtgacgatgcgcgtgggaaatggttccaaggttgatgcgatcgccgtcggcacgctctaaCTGCaattaccgtcgggattagtgatgaacctgaataattgttatttagtgcccacgttaagcatgaacattatatctggatcttgtttattacgagacggttactcatttaagtcagagaataatggctgttctatttatatgagtaatatattttatggtcatgcacccaatgtgaggggtttgtttacgttgaatctcgatagtgatgagacaaatatccataacattgaagcCAAAAGAGGTAGAGTTTATaaggatagcgccactttcttgtcgcactgctgcttaggtcatattggtataaaatgtatgaagaaacttcatgttgtggaattttggagtcacttgactttgaatcacttgacacatgtgaaccatgcctcatgggcaaaatgactaagactccgttctgcggaacaatggagcgtgcaagtgacttgttggagatcatacatactgatctgTGCAGACCAATAAGGATAGAGGtgtgcggtggttatcgttattttctcacattcacggatgatttgagtagatatggttatatttacttgatgaagcacaagtttgaaacatttgaaaagttcaaccaatttcaaagtgaagttcaaaatcatcataacaagaagatcaaattcctatgatctgatcgaggaggagaatatatgagttatgaatttcgcactcacttaagacaatgtggaattgtttcatagttgacaccgcgtggaaaaccacaacgtaatggtgtgtccgatcatcgtaatcgtactttattagatatggtgcattctatgatgtctcttaccggtttttcattattgttttggggttatgcattagagactattgcattcactttaaatagggcaccatcaaaatccattgggacgacgccatatgaagtgTGGTTtgtcaagaagccaaagttgtcatttcttaaagtttggggatgtgatgcttatgtcgaaaagctttagcctgaaaagctggaacccaaagcggaaaagtgcgtcttcaaaggatacccaaaagagacagttgggtacaccctctatctcagatccgaacgaAAAGTGTCTGtcactaaaaatggagcttttcttgagaaagagtttctcacgaaagaattgagtgggagaaagatagaacttgatgaggctatagaacctctacttcaaccagagagCAGCAGAACACAAAAAGATGTTTTTCTGGAACCTACAAcacttgaagaggaagctaacgatgatgatcatgaaacttcagattaaGTTGccatcggacctcgtaggtcgacaggggcacgtactgctcctgagtggtacgacaaccatgtcttatcaatcatgttgttagacaacgatgaacctacgagctatggagaagaaatggtgggcctggattccaacaaatggttagatgccatgaaatccgagataggatccatgtatgaagacaaagtatggactttggaagtattacctggagggcaaaaggctattcagaataatcggatctttaagaagaagacggacgtggacggtaatgtcaccgtctataaagctcgacttgtggcaaagggtttttcacaagttcaaggagttgattacgatgagactttctcacccgtagcgatgcttaagtccgttagaatcatgttagcaatagctgcatttttctattatgaaatttggcagatggatgtaaaaacagcgttccttaacggtttccttaaggaagagttgtatatgatgcaactggaaggttttgtcgatccagagaatgtcggcaaagtgtgcaaactccaatgatccatttatggaccggtgcaagcatcgCAGAATtagaatcagcgctttgatgaggtgatcaaggcgtttgggtttatacatgtttatggagaagcttgtatttacaagaaagtgagtgggggctctatagcatttctaataatatatgtggatgacatattgctgattggaaatgatatagaccttttgggaagcgtaaagggttatttgaataaacgtttttcaatgaaggacctgggagaagctccatacatattgggcatcaagatctatggagatagatcaagacgcttgataggactttcagagagcacataccttgataacgtcttgaagaagttcaaaatggacagCCCAAGAAAGTGTTCTAGCCTGTGCTACAAGgtataaatttgagtaagactcaatacccagtgactacagaagatagaaaaaagatgagtgtcatcccctatgcttcagccatagggtctaccaTGTATGCAATGGTGTGCACAATACctcatgtcagccttgccataagtatggcgggaaggtttcaaagtaatctaggaatggagcactggacaatagtcaagaatattctgaagtacttgaaaatgactaaggaaatgtttatcgtttatggaggtgacaaagagctcgtcgtaaagggttacgtcgatgcaagctttgacgctgGTCTCGATGACTCTAATTCACAAACCGGATAAGTATTTATtcacaatgggggtgcggtaagctggtccaGTTCCAAGTAGAGCGTGCCAGCTGATTCTAcacgcgaagcggagtacatagctgcctcgaaggcggctaaagaaggtgtctcgatgaagcagttcatgacagatcttggagttgtaccaagtgcactggatccaatgactctgttttgtaacaagactggtgccattgctctagctaaggaaccaaggtttcacaagaggccagacacataaagtgacacttcaatTACATCCGCGTTTACATCAaagaggaagacataaatatttgcaaagtggacacagatctgaatgttgcagacccgttgactaagcatCTTCCAcgaacaaaacatgatcaacacaagaactgtatgggtgttagattcattacattgtaaatcacatagtgatgtgagctagattattgactctaatgcaagtgggagactcttgaaaATATGCAACCGTGAGGGAGAGGAGTGGAGGTGAGGGGAGACAAGCGGTGCGGCAGCGGGACTAGAGGTGAGGGTAAACCGCATCTGGTCGCCGGCGGATGGTGGAGGGGAAGGGCAGAGAGGGGGGCGTGGTGGGAGACGAAGTGAGTGGAGTGGAGTGAGGCGACGAGTGGCTAGGGTTCGATAGGAAATGGATAAGGTGAGGTTGAGTTAGTCGGGGCTGGTTGGGCCGGGCTGAGTGAGGCCGTGCTGGATAGCCAAATTGGGCCTTGAACCAACGAAATATCCCACCGCGTCCCaaaatgttttaaatcattacaAATGCCTAAAAAACTCTACGAAAAAATATAGATTAAAAGTTGTCTAAAAAACATCTATATTATTATTGGAACATACAAATtaatttttgaacttattatatATATTCATAGTATCATAAAAAATAACAACTCTGAAAGAATGAACAAAATATACATTTTTCACGTTGGATGTCTTAGCCTATATAAATATATAATTTCTTTAAGAAATTTCAGAATAATTCTTATTTAAATATGAACATTATAGTTGGTTGTTTGCTCCGATAGAAATGCAATGTGTTATTTAATAATatgaaaaaaaaacttttttcTACAAAATAAAACAGCCGTTTTAGTTTATATTTTATTATCTATTGTTATATATGTTTATATGATGCAATATAAAATATTGTTTATATTTCATTATAGATAGAAATTGATGGGTTCTGACATTGGGGACCAAAAGAACCAAGTTATCGAATCAATTATGTCAGACTCCAAAAGAACCAAGTTCGTGGACATTGGGGATTCCTTGTTATCAAATGATGATTTAGAATGCCTTATGAAAGATGATATGTTCTTGCGACGGTGTAAGGCTGATTGCATCACGTTGGACTTAGTAATTAATATGAACCATGTGTAATATCTATTACTCTAATAAATTATAAACTTGAAATTACATGTGATAAATGCTTATATATATTGTATGCTTGCTCGCGACCATCTACGAGAAAGGATGGGTGAAAAGATATATATTATTAGTACCTTTGTATCTGGGCACATGAAAGAAGACGGAGAAAAAGACATATGCCCATCAAAATATCGTCACATCATACAAATTTTTTATACTTATGTACATCAAGATATGGTTACTCTCGCCGAAATATACAAACATATAATGATGTTTTTTTAAATGAATTCATTTATATTATAATTTATATTTAATTTTGCATGTAACTTATACTATGTTTACACCAGCTATTCATTCCAATTAACATCCCAAGGTACCATTGGTATCTAGCAATTATCAATGTCAAAAGACAAGAATTTCAAGTAGTGGACTCACTTGGTGCTAAGGAAAAACGAATAGAACTTGGCACTACGGTAACTATCTATTATTCTTGATCCTTTTGACATAAGTTTTGTTTGTATTAATTCCTAATTTTTATTTACACATATAAAACAGTTACTGGGACTTGAAAAGCGTCTGAAACTTGGAGAACAAAATTCAAACTTTGAAAGAGATCTAAAAGGCTAGATCTAAATGTTACAAAATGGAAGGTTGTAGAACAGTTCCAGGAGGCAACACAAATAGATGGGTAAGTGTTCATCACATACTGATAATTATTATTGTTTGTACTCATGAACACAAAGATATCATTGAATGGATAATATTTATAGTAAAATAACATATTGTATGTATTACTTGATACAAGATTATTTGATTCTTCTCGGTGATATTCTAAAGCATTATTTTATAATATTATAGCGCGTCATGTGGACTATTCATTTAAATTATATGGAATATTAGACAAAAGATGGACTATCTGATGAGTTCACCCAGGTATTCATTTTCATACATTATCCCATTAAAAAAATTCAATATATCAaatcaaaaatgattttttctaaTATTTCCAGGAGGATATGAAACACTTCCGACAAAAATTAGTTGTTGTTTTGCTTGATTCAGAACTGAATAAGCAAAAAAGAATGCCCGTTATACAGCCAATCTGACGATGAAGTTGTCTTACCTAATTCAGATATTGAGATCCTTGATAATCCACCAGACGGAATAGAAGACAAACGTCCTAACCCAATCCCCGTCATGCCCACTGATCAACGTGATTTACTTGACGGGCTATGCAACTACATCATGTCGATCGATGATGCTCAATCTTTGGAGTAAGAATCATATATATTTAGTATTATGTAATATAAAAAAATATTCAATTATTCTTCGTACCATCCATTTTGCAGGAAGGAATGGGTCCGAACCTCGACACCTGATCCAATGTCCTTaactctagaaaaaaatcaaggcatgCTTAACATGGAGCAAAGTATGGACAATGATTGCTTCAACATTGGCGTGTGTATACTTGCATGTGACGAGGGAGTATTGTTTACAGACCCTCATATACACTACATGGATATGCGCTTTTGGGTAAGTTGTCATAATTATTTGTTCATTTCCATTAGTATCAACACGGTGAAATAATAATTAACTTTATACCGAGTCCATGATGCTAGAGTCAACACGAGGTCAAAAGTTTTGCGAGAAAGAAACTATCCAGACGTTGGGATCATTGTTTGATGGCTGGCCTGGGATTGACAACAACGTGTCATCGTGCAACTTGGTAAGTATTGTATTTTGTCTACTATTGTCATGGTTTATTGTTGCTCCTAATTGCTACCACATGTAGATTTATCTTTCATATGCATACATCGGCCTATACATCTTGTACGTCATCGACAAAGAGGCACGTCGTGTATGCATTATGGACCCTATTCATACATCACAGTCGTTAGAGAATAAAAATTTGAGGCATGTAGTGAAGTTAAAAAGTTTTGCGAGCAAATTCAAAGATGCACTCGAAATAAAGAAACCCGGCTGGAATTCCGATATATCTAAATGGCAACGTTTATTTCCGTCTGGTATTCCAACGACCACAGACGGGTAATGACTTCATAATATAAATATTTAATTATGTTATCACTTTATTTTATTTAGTATTGATTTAGGAAATTGCAGGGACGCGTCTGgctattttgttttctattttatgcTCTTGTGGAACGGTAAAGAACTTATCAAGCCAATTTGCACGGTGAgtattgtccattacatgtttgaAGACATTCAACATGAAATTTTTGTGCTCACTACACGTATTTAATGTGCAGGATGGGTATGAGTTGAGGGAACATTTTTTATTATACTTGCTAAAACATCGTGGGAATGAAGCTAGAGACAATCTTCCTGATATTGTGCAAGAATTTATTAAGGGCATCAAGTAGATCTTAATAATTTGTAATGGATTTAGTTTGACCATCGCTCAATTTGTTTCACGGACATGTCGTCATTTTTTTTTTGTTATGACTTTTCATTGCAAGTAAGGTGAACttttatttattaagtaattttgcTAATTTTATATAGTCTTTACATATAAAAAATAGCATGCATTACATTTGTAAGAGCCCGTGACAATGCACGGGCATTCTACTAGTATATATTATATGTCACTTGATCTTTCATCGATTGAGACCTAATTAACCACGGTTTTTTTATTAATGAatgatagaaaataaaaaggcCACTCGCAGCATGTCTCGATCAGTTACAAACAGTGCCCAAGACCACCACATCAGGATATGTAGAAGCACCAAAACATTCAGTCCAACAGAACACACACCAACGTTACAATTTGTCGTATGATGATGCCAAATCTGTATCGCACGGCTGGGACGTGTCATCTGGGATCACCGGTGCACGAGCAGTTCACGAGAGGCGGCTGGTCAAGCCCGGGCGGTCTCGTTGTGAGCAACGGGTTCCTCTCGAAGAAATTCGCCGGCCGGAGCTCGAACCCGCCACTCACGGTCGGCATGACCGGGAAGTCGTCCTGGTAGGGTATGTGGTGGATGCCCACCGTGTACCACAGCACGATGTCCTCGTTCCGGACCGCCCTGTTCTTCTCGCTCCAAGCGGCCAGGCCGTCGTCGCCGGTGCTCTGGTCGGCGTACAGCCCGGGCGCCCACTTCTCCGCCTTTCTGTACGGCGTCACCCGCACCTGCTTCTTGCAGTAGCTGGCGCGCCTCTGCGggtagtcgtcgtcgtccagcACCGACGCCGCCGTCGCGCCGCCTGGGATGACCCGGTAGCCGACTTCGTTGCCCATCCGGGTCCGCTTGTTGGGGTTGACGACCAACAGGTCGGCCGGCGCCGCGTTCACGTCCACCTGCGCGTCCGCCTCCGTCTCGGCCACGTCCCGGCGCACCGTCCAGTAGCTCCTCCTCGGCGTGCCGGCCACGTTGCGCTTGGTAGCGATGGTGTTCTTGACGAAGGAGTTGTTGGTGCCGTCGACGTCGAGGTCCAGGTGGTACGTGATGTAGTGGTCGTGGTAGACGGCGAGCGTGTTCTCCGCCACCAGCGTGCCGTGCGCGTCCTCCGTGATCTGGTCGGCGTGCGTGTATGCCGTCCCCTTCACCTCCAGGAGACCGGTAAGAGACACCTACAAGTGCAAGTGCAACGCAGAATCGCATAAGTCAAATTTGATTGCTTTTGTTCTTCGGttgatttgatttgcatatcggaAGAGATCGATGGAGTTATTATATCTTTATTCATACCGTGAATTTGATGGAGCCGCTGGTCTTGAACTCCCAGTCCAGTATGTAGTCGTAGTTCCCGCTCGAAACCACCATCCTCACAACCAAGCTCACGTCAGGTCGGACCTCCGTGATCTACATCAACCAAAGCGCATCAGAGGATCGATCATATACATGCGCATCTGGCGGAGTTGGAGCAGGGCCGGTAAGTTACCAATCGGTCGGGAAAGCCGGCCTCGGTGTGGCGCCACGCGACATCGCCGGCGTACCGCTCGAAGACACAGATTATGTTCTTCTTCTCGACGGGCTTGCCGTCCTGGCCGGCGTAGTAGCCGTCCAGGTAGGCCGCGTTGGCTGGGCAGTCGGCGCCGGGCTGGAGCGGGAAGGCCGAGAGCCCTAGTCCGTACTCGCCAGCGTCCAGGAAagtgcggtagtaccactcctccgCCGGGTCCATGTACGGCACGAATACCTCCGACACGAACCCGCGGTAGAGcacccgccgccgcccgccggccTCGGCGTCGTGGATTGTGGCCAGAGAGATGACCATGCCGGCGCGCATGTCAAAGCCCACGTGGAACTCCCAGTTGGCCCACCTGTGGTAGTAGAAACGACTGATCAGTGTTCTGTCATCTATTTTGATGCTCGCCCCCCTACAAAATAATGGACAATGCTCTGAGCCAGCGCGCCGGCCCAGTCTTTTTGGGCCGGCCGCGCGCGGGTCGTCCGATCCGACAGCTGTATGCGGGCCGCGCCGTTACATCTTCATGTAGCAATTTTTTCGATGCAACAAATTTTATTCACGATGTAGCAATTTTCATCAACGGTTGCAATAAAATTACAGTTGTAGTagaaaaatatctatgtgatcgtagcaaaaaaacgaagctgataatGCGTGGTAGTAAAATATAAaaagggttgtagcaaaacaatccgatGAACTCGGATTGCTACTTtgacgaacgtgtatgcaacttttttagtgaacggttgcagaaaAAAATGATGCCGGTCGTAGTAAAAATTAAACGCCGGTTCTAGCAAAGAAATTCAACGAACTCGAGTTACAACCAAACGTGGATGTAACTTTTTTAATGAACAagttgcaacaaaatagaaaagaccTGTAGCAAATTTAACCGCATTTGTAGCAAATCTACactaaaaaaatgttgcatgtgtGGGCCAGTGTACCTAATTTATACATGGTTGTAGCAAATCTGCACTAAAACAATGTTGCATGGCTGCTGCCAGGCGAGCGACGGGCCGAACAGTTCGACCGGCGCTCCGGCTGTAAG includes:
- the LOC123447059 gene encoding primary amine oxidase-like; its protein translation is MEDLKSHPTPYRARLTCQQYSDRHCLLKCYCANHVCHAVNIAVHFRFSSAATQRSFLRSTMIVSFIQASARAEPAARAPLHAMLTLLLAAVSILAAAASTHHPHPFDPLSPAELTAVRDAVLASPLVPARPLTFHYVGLDEPDKPDVLFYAYGNSTSSSRAALPRRAFVIARAGGESHELRVDVTNAAAPSVLAHAIHHGAGFPILTLEEQFAAVALPPAHPPFIESVRRRGVDMADVLCAAFPVGWFGDLPGEERRVVKLLCFVAGATANFYARPLEGVTLVVDLDRMAIVGYMDKVVVPVPKAKGTDYRTGKTGPPYAGRTPAPGVVVQPEGRGFQIDGHFVRWANWEFHVGFDMRAGMVISLATIHDAEAGGRRRVLYRGFVSEVFVPYMDPAEEWYYRTFLDAGEYGLGLSAFPLQPGADCPANAAYLDGYYAGQDGKPVEKKNIICVFERYAGDVAWRHTEAGFPDRLITEVRPDVSLVVRMVVSSGNYDYILDWEFKTSGSIKFTVSLTGLLEVKGTAYTHADQITEDAHGTLVAENTLAVYHDHYITYHLDLDVDGTNNSFVKNTIATKRNVAGTPRRSYWTVRRDVAETEADAQVDVNAAPADLLVVNPNKRTRMGNEVGYRVIPGGATAASVLDDDDYPQRRASYCKKQVRVTPYRKAEKWAPGLYADQSTGDDGLAAWSEKNRAVRNEDIVLWYTVGIHHIPYQDDFPVMPTVSGGFELRPANFFERNPLLTTRPPGLDQPPLVNCSCTGDPR